In a single window of the Delftia tsuruhatensis genome:
- a CDS encoding MFS transporter, whose protein sequence is MSLPYPPGRVSASVPAEPSGLGYAYYVTIILLLAYTLSFVDRQILGLLVQPIKKDLQLSDWVFSIVHGFAFAIFYTFVGIFLGRLADRWNRRNLIVIGMAIWVLATAAGGYVTGFVSLFVARMFVGVGEAALSPAAYSMLADYFPPERRARAMSIYTSGVYIGSATAFIVGGLVIQATSQAGEVVFPLLGSFKPWQAAFIFVALPGIPLVALMYTVREPLRRGLRAASAKAAEAMPASPAPDLSFVLRHKRAFLPLLLAPGITAMVTFGVTAWLPATFIRQWGWTPGEIGPAYGVIILSFGIGGMLISGFLADHLTARGKLVGSIVISLAATAVLVLTGLALAFAPSPTVALVAVAATTFFLGMPVALAPPILQAVTPNQLRGQVTSIYLLLINLIGLGLGPFLVAFFTDFVFHDEKLVGLSLGLVSALAALLSVLCLASAIGPYRRLVAAMQEGRA, encoded by the coding sequence ATGAGCCTGCCTTATCCGCCGGGCCGCGTGTCTGCGTCCGTCCCTGCCGAGCCCTCGGGCCTCGGCTATGCCTACTACGTCACCATCATCCTGCTGCTGGCCTATACGCTGTCCTTCGTGGACCGCCAGATCCTGGGCCTGCTGGTGCAGCCCATCAAGAAGGACCTGCAGCTGTCGGACTGGGTGTTCAGCATCGTCCACGGCTTCGCCTTCGCCATCTTCTACACCTTCGTGGGCATCTTCCTGGGCCGCCTGGCCGACCGCTGGAACCGCCGCAACCTCATCGTCATCGGCATGGCGATCTGGGTGCTGGCCACGGCGGCCGGTGGCTATGTCACGGGCTTTGTCTCGCTGTTCGTGGCGCGCATGTTCGTGGGCGTGGGCGAGGCCGCACTGTCGCCGGCCGCCTATTCCATGCTGGCCGACTATTTCCCGCCCGAGCGCCGCGCACGCGCCATGAGCATCTACACCTCGGGCGTATACATCGGCTCGGCCACGGCCTTCATCGTGGGCGGACTGGTCATCCAGGCCACCAGCCAGGCCGGCGAGGTGGTCTTCCCGCTGCTGGGCAGCTTCAAGCCCTGGCAGGCGGCCTTCATCTTCGTGGCCCTGCCAGGCATTCCGCTGGTGGCGCTGATGTACACCGTGCGCGAGCCGTTGCGCCGCGGGCTGCGGGCCGCGTCCGCCAAGGCCGCAGAGGCCATGCCCGCCAGCCCGGCCCCCGATCTGTCCTTTGTGCTGCGCCACAAGCGCGCCTTCCTGCCGCTGCTGCTGGCGCCCGGCATCACGGCCATGGTCACCTTCGGCGTCACGGCATGGCTGCCGGCCACCTTCATCCGCCAATGGGGCTGGACGCCCGGCGAGATCGGCCCGGCCTATGGCGTCATCATCCTGAGCTTCGGCATCGGCGGCATGCTGATCAGCGGCTTCCTGGCCGACCACCTGACGGCGCGCGGCAAGCTCGTGGGCTCGATCGTGATCTCGCTGGCGGCCACCGCCGTGCTGGTGCTCACGGGCCTGGCGCTGGCCTTCGCGCCATCGCCCACGGTGGCCCTGGTCGCCGTGGCCGCGACCACCTTCTTCCTGGGCATGCCGGTGGCGCTGGCGCCGCCCATACTGCAGGCCGTCACGCCCAACCAGCTGCGCGGCCAGGTCACGTCCATCTATCTGCTGCTGATCAACCTGATCGGCCTGGGCCTGGGCCCCTTCCTCGTGGCCTTCTTCACGGACTTCGTCTTCCATGACGAGAAACTCGTGGGCCTGTCGCTGGGCCTGGTCTCGGCACTGGCAGCGCTGCTGTCCGTGCTGTGCCTGGCCAGCGCCATCGGTCCCTATCGGCGGCTGGTCGCCGCCATGCAGGAGGGCCGGGCATGA